The following is a genomic window from Ciona intestinalis unplaced genomic scaffold, KH HT000183.1, whole genome shotgun sequence.
CATACACAAACTTACTTCAACTGCGCAGCCTCGCCAATCACTTCTGGCTGTTTCAGTTTTGAATCAAGattgtaaaacatgttttctatGGCACGGACAGCAATCCAATGTCGCCGCTTGAGGGGGATGGTGAGCACACCCCATCCAATTGTTGACggaatgtttaaaataaatccttTGATGTTCGTTAAACATAATCTTTCAAGACTCCTATAATGTAaatcatagaaataacataaagcaaagtttttttcaataaacaatGCTcgatatttattacaatttatcaAAGTTTCAACAAGAACATGACAGAACTTCTGTAAGGTACgattttcttatttattgcTTCGGTTTCAACTGAAGATGGTTTgagcatttttaaaataaaatgtttaaggTAAAAACCAAATCATACATAGGGTTGTTATgcttatattaaaactgacctAAAACGTTGTGTTTTACGCACCTATTactgcaaatataaaactgctgtatatattatatgttgaAAACAAGATATCAAAATACTCtgtagttttacaaatataatgtACCTCCTTTTATCCCACCAAACGGCTGCGTGACCTTTACTTTGAAGAACTGACATGATGACATTCACATCGTAGTTACCGGTGCCCAACATACTTTTGTGTGGGTTTAATACAGTATCGGGTGATAACCTGGGTAAATAATGGTATGGAATATTTGTTCAACACTGATTGTTTGAAATGTTAAACAATGAGATATCACTACTTGATAATATATTGGTATTATGAGGCGTGGTTTTaaccaaaaacttttatttgaaGTAAAGTTGCTGTACAATAGTTCTGTGACtttgtaacaaaaacaaagccATTGGAATGTACGATATGTTACAAATTAGTGAATGATGAAGCTGGTTAAGTTTTCACTGTACCACTCAAACCACTGGCACTGTTGTATCAAACTAAATCATAATAACAAACCTTGAACAAATTTCATCGAGTTGTTCTTTGGTGAAAGCGTTGGGATCTTGAAATACATTGTTTAACGCATGTAGCGCGCATAATTCGAAATGTTGCCGTTCATGGTAAACTTTGCGAGGTGCTGGTTCGTCGGGGTGGCTTCCACGCAAAGCGAGACACGACATGACAATGATTATTAACGAGGttgaaattataattaaaatgcaaaacatacaAAGCTTTTTCAGTATTTGTAATTCTGCAAGCATATAAATTTGGTTAAGTTATAATTCCATGCgtaaataaagatttttgaCGAAATGTCAATAATAGGGCTGGACTTGTAAAGGAAGAACGTTTTTATCCTTCGTTTAAGTTATTTTCCAACACAAACGTCCGACTTTTCACACAAATAATTAACATTGGGTATATCATTGAGACGTGAGGAATATTTCAATAGTTGATGAAATATCAGACTGAAACTTACGGAACTTAAGTTAATCCAAATAACAAGGGTTTAAACTTGGATTTAAAATATCTCGCGACCACGGCAACGCCTTCTTGCTAAACTTATAAAATTATCGAACTTATTTTCCAAATACAACAAATTCTttctgttttaacttttttattttgcaacaaaaataaaaacaaagaaaagtcgATTTGTCAAAAACATCGGCGAACTcggcaacaacaacaactctaataaaaacaataaacatcgtatttatgacgtcataatgtaccTTGTTATTTacatagtgacgtcataattacgcactgttacaaaatatttaatggaATTTCTCTTTATGTTTCCGTAGTTCACCGGGTGTCAAGAATCCTTTCGCGCAAATCGCGCATCGGTGCGGATATTCCTTTGTGTGGATTATTATGACGTGTTGGCGTAAACTCGATAAGACCGCGAACTTCGCGGAACATTCTTTGCATTGATAAGGTTTTTCACCGGTGTGGGTTCGCATGTGCGTGGTTAGATTCGTCCCACGCCCAAACTTTGCCCCACACTCCGTGCACACGAACGACGCGATTTTATCATGGACGGCTCGGATGTGTGTTTTCAGGTTACTAATACGGCCAAACCGTTTGTTGCATCTATCGCATGGGTAAGGTCGCTCCTTGGTGTGGATTCGGATGTGGGTCTTTAAGCTGCACTTTTGTGAAAACCGTTTCCCACAAGTGTCGCATTTGAACGGCTTCTCACCAGTGTGAGTGCGTTTGTGTCGTTCAAAGAGTTGAACAATATCACACGAATATTCGCACCATGGACACTTGTGTTTGTTCGTGGACGATCGGACGGGGTGTTTGTTCTTatcatgacgtaacaaagttGGTTTGTCGGCGAACACTTTTCCGCATGTTTCACATTCAAAATATTGATCTGTGAACAAATGATTCAGAAATAATTtattctgtgacgtcacaatatataTCACATAAAACGGGAATTTCataattattacatcatagagTATTACATTCATACGAAAAACAAGAGAGTAAAGCTCTAACAGTGAGCacgtattaaactaattagcataatattaataaatgaatgtaacttactttatcccgcgtggccagaaaacgacagtcgttataacacgggtttaacacctcgtgccagcttacgagttaccatgtatgttactttgtgggtgattattttatgggatttttttatgtatggctgataatttgcacaacccatatattagtgaccactgggttggagcaattgttaagtgtcttgtgaCAAGCCTTGAATTCATTATCTCTAGGTTTGTCAATTattgtgtggatttcttaaCCCACCCTATTTTGAAAGATCGGATGACTGGAAATAGTGGGCTTACCGTTTAAGTGAGTGCAAAGCCACATACTATAATGTCCCGCGTTTGTtgacaattgttataattttcttttattaataaatatggaaagttattattttacttcttatttatttataatagcACTGCAATgtaaacaaagccaaaagtCACAGATTACTTGATTCGCAAGCGTTATAACCATTTATCGCTTGTAAATTTGGTGATTTTATACACAGTGGTTTGTTAAATTATGCTTAGTTAACTAGAAATAGTGCAAGCGAATAATTTAAGGTACATTTTGGGGTGTTTTGAtagtaaagtatttttaagtaaatatatatatatatatatattgacttTATTTCAGTCAATATAttagaaaaactttttaataaaaaaggatCTAAGTGATCACCTACGTGCTCAACaactacccacaaagttacaaacatggtaactcgtaagtggctTAGGGTGTATAACAGACcacacgtgttataataactgtccgCACATATAAACAGGTTACTTTCAGTTAAGTGATCAAAACTCAACTATTACATAAACATTATACCTCAAAccataataattattttacagaaacaaaTTACCGAGACAAATCTTCCTTTCTAATTTCCGAACTGCTTCAGTTTCTTTTTCAGGTTGaacacattttgttttgtattcagtGGGGATTCCCAAACTTTGCGCATACTGGTCACCATACCAAACCAATAGCTCAGTACCAGGTGTGACGTCTCTGTACAATCTGTAGTATATGTCTCCCTGGTACTGGTACGCAATGACATTCTGCTGTTCTTCAAAactggaaaaataaaacaatattcacttttcagtttaatatatatacaagttaaaaagtgtcaacaaaacaataaccttgaattggctgcaccacttttcacaagtgtttatataagttcaGTTGTACTTGACCGACActacagtatttttaacagctagttttacaaagtgttaacaaaacaaaaaccttgaattggttgctccacttttcacaggtgtttatataagttaagttgtatttgaccgacactacagtatttttaacagctagttttacaaagtgttaacaaaacaaaaaccttgaattggttgctccacttttcacaggtgtttatataagttaagttgtatttgaccgacactacagtatttttaacagctagttttacaaagtgttaacaaaacaaaaaccttgaattggtttcACCACTTTTCAAGTagtaagttaaattaaaacttatggTATACCATACACACCATGCACAATTAATATATCTCATCCAGTTACTTTGCTTGGTGTCTTCACCATCAATGTAATGGGACAGTTTTCCTTTTTTGTAAATCTGAAACAATAAGGAAGTAAACATATGTTCAGGTAATAATAAAACCATAGACTGCATTTAAACACAGggaaggcagggatagttagacacacaatcctgtgaaacaaatccaacttattggttgcattgtttactgattaatacaATGCAGAAAAATTGAAGGGTTAAGGTGGCTGTGCACAGCATGcaaattcgcttgcgaagtcgtatgcaaacccattacggAGTTCCGCACGCGGCAGCGAAATTTGGACAAAACGGACAAATTCcgaatactgtgtacagccaccttaagccTGTCTCCCTGcgaccccaggtttggtgcctatgaaCACAATGCAACCATACCTCCCAAGCGTAACCACCCTCAAACAGTCGTGAAAGTTTTGCGACATCGTTTCGATGAACAGCTTTTCCTTCATACGGACCAAACACAGTGTTTTTACTGAAACCCTTGTCGCACCAAGCACCTAATCCACCCGCCCTTATACCTGACATAGCAATGCTTATTCCATCGGGCGATGTCTTTCTGGCACGATCAATCAAACCCTGTCGATTGGACACaattttaaatctgttttaacaaatatttaaagtattaacaGCGAGTGTAGGTTAGTTGCTGAGCTTATAAATTACCACAATCCTCTGCTCAggcttgttttgttttaagggCCGATTGCTGCAAAGTTGTGAATAAAATACCAgatgtaaataagtttaaacaaatctagtttttttattgatgGAGCAGGAGGCTACAGGTGttcagtgtttttaaaaagggtCACAAACCATGAAAGGTTGACAAATATTGGTGATCGGAAAATCCAGCTAATGTCTTACGAAATACTTAATATTCATGCAATAGCCAGTTTAACTTTGGCTAATTTGCACCAAGaagcaaacaaaatttcataagcccaatatacttttttaacaacagCATCTGGAGCTGGTTTGTAAGGTCCATGCACTTCACAATCACCAAGATATAGTTTGTCGCAGTCGTCGCAATCTAGAAAGAATtatatgtttaacaatatCGTATTCATTATACAAATCGGTGCCCAACATGACTCACATGAGTACGGGGTCACGGGAGTATGTCATTGTGATACTGTGAATGTGATACCCAATGGGAATAACCTGGGTACATACAGGTAACAGACTATATAAGTGATATTGCATTTATTGAATATgtaataacatgttttttggTGCAAAGAAAATCTAAAAGATAACCTATGATAACAAACATACATAGAAAATCATCTTCTTTATAATCGCTTGGGTATTTATACTTGACAAGTCGTAAGTCTCTCTTTGGGTATCTATCCACAGCAAGCtgaaacataaataaacactGAATACTTGTAGAATGTATGTTAAAGGTGACATCTCATCCTATATTTTGTGACAGAGGGAAATAGCATGTGTTAAATAACACCCAGTTACAATGGTAATAGTTGCTGCAATGTGTTATACATACAAGCAAGCAAAGCCAAATTATATTACATTAGTACATTCgactaattaattaaaaaggtTCTTAATGTTCAAAAGTTTAACACATAACTTAGTTTGCACCCTTACGACACAACATGTTGGCAAATGAGTTTAAAAATCTGGTTGGATAGTTATGACTATTGACTGCTACAGACAACATACAACAAAATGTTCAATAAAATGGTGGTACCTCTGGTTTGGTTTTTGCTTTGACAACTTTTTTGGTTCCACTCGCTACAGAGTCTGTTTAATATTGGTATTACTGAATATTCGAAAGTGACACACAATGTTACCAACCTTTTTCATAATCTGGCCCTTTGAATTCCTCCGGTATAACAATGGTATCGTCGTGCTCTTCATTTTTAACATGGCATTTCTAGaacaataaagtttaatatttggaaatttaattttaaaatataaacttaatttcACAAACCTTTGCCAACCATTGTTGTCTCTTCATGATGTCGGTTACACCTACAATgtgaaaatattataattaaacaataaaaatgtttctatttatttgGACATGTGTTCTTGTGCAAGACAATTAtcggcaattgttccaacccagtagtcactaatgggttgtccaaatcatCAATCATACAGGAAAACAATTACCCCCTCATAAGCGGgcagaaggtgtatgaaacaacacctgtgttaaagcGAATGTCATTACTCCGCCAAACAACATTCATTTAACCCttaagttataaatttaatacattttttaaaaaaataagtacaAAATAGACATTGTATCCTTACTCAGCATCCcttgtttctttttacttCGTTTCCACGGCTTCCAATCATCATCATCAACATCTTGGTCACTGTCAGATATCGCCATTTGTTTCAAACTTCCACGAGGTAGAAGACCAATTTTTGCTCGTAATTcattttcatttggtagtggAAGACCTGGGTGTTGAAACAGAATTTCCtttatttatcaaaaacaGTCTAATATTGGATTATTTATTTTGGACTAAACATTGGTGTACACTAGGAGAAGTAGTCTAAGACTTAGACTCCAAGTCAGATTTGCattgctttttaaaaacagatttgCGCTGCTTTGAATTTAGCAAGTTCTAATGTTGCAGTATTGATTACAAACAACATGTGCCCGGATTTTGGCATTTGCGCATGTTGCTGCCACATGAggattaaaacaaacaaaatattcacaaTTTTCTCACCCACCTAAATACATCATTATCGTTAAATTACGTCCAATTTTCCGaattctttttttctcgtACCGACATAATTTTGCGTATTCTTCAGGCTTGAACAAATTTTTCAACGAAACTCgaaatttcacttttttaacgATATCCTCAACTGGTACCGAGACAAAACCattccaacttttaaaaaactctGAAATAATTCTTTCCTGTTCTtgctttgtaattttttgttcCACAACCATTTTCCGATTTAGGAAAGACctgtataatttataaatataaattttttgaatatgaGTTTCATGCAACATTTGAATTCATTTAAGAGCACTGCTGCACTGTGAGTTTTCACAAAACATCAAAATTAAATCCATATTTAGGCAAATATAAACCTGTTTACAACAAAACTTACTTATTTTGacaatattatttcattagtctttgatttttcttgaccttttccaaaaaaacttaatttttgaCGAAATTTTcggaaaattgttttaaatattctagaATATAACTTTCCcgccaaaaaaacaacaacgaatttcataaaaataacacacaTTTAATTTCTAGTTAAAACGGTTTACAATAAAGCCACACGTTTGGTGTATTAATGTTTTGCAATAAGCGAGTTACCACTGTGATCAGTTACAACAACATGGTTAAAATATTCGGTCACTTTTGCGAAAGtattttgcatttattaaGTTTCTATTTGGGGGAAACTTCCATGCGAGATCGTACAGATTCTCCAAATACTTGTAAACAAATTCTGATACAGTTTGCAAAAGTTACGAATTACTCGAGTATTTTCGCGTAATATTCGAAtcaaaacagaatatttactttttgtttaaatcgtataaacttattttgaatatttttatcattagTAAAGTCTGTTTAAAGTATAATTGCATAATGGCGCGCAAGAAACGATCTTTAAATAAGGAAGACACCTCCGACTTCGAAACCCCTCGAACTTTGATTCAACAAGTAATATCGCACGGTGACAATGAAAAAACTATTCAAAGAGAACGTAGAAAAACTAGAAAATCCAAACTACTGACAATTGAACAGCCAGATACATTACAAAGgtggttataaaataaaccaactaAGTTAAATACTATTAATTTAGTTCTGAACtaatacaataacaaaacataaatgaatttatatacatacttattttgaattgaattagtaatgttgtattaaatttaagtCATCAATGTACATCTTCTagtgaataaaaataagtttgtttatcAGCGGCACCGACGATAACGCCCAGGAAAATGACAAAACCACGGTAGCTGTTGAGACAAGTTTGGTAACCCCCCGTACAGCGTTGCACgcagttattaaaacacatgatgtcatcaatacTGTTAAACCAAGTAACCGACACAAGAAACTAACAGAATCCCTCGTACAaatgtaagtttaatattattcaataaattaatttaaatttgattcTCGCTGTTTTTGGTAATTCATTATGCTGTTTCAAtcaatttaatataataccTTTAAAGCACATTtggtagttttaatttttcattcgTATGCCCCTTTATTTCCTatctctttattgttttaattaatttgaccgttgttattgtgtttaaaaagttaaatagttAGGTTTTTGTcatttacaaatgtttttacttcAAGACCTGATAGTGAGCTCCAGGAGTTGGTTGACCAAGAATCCTCTAAACAACTTGAACCACCGCAGTACGTGTAATGTGTTGTTTTTTCCCGCTACAATGATAATCATTTATAAACCATTGCAGAAGACATGAAAACGAACAAAATCCAGACACCTCAATAAACGAATATCGaagaaaattaaacgaaaaatTAAGGAAATTGAAGTTACATACCCGGtgagttatttaaattaaccgaactttgtattttccacaacaataaaaagaaatatatgtttttatcctaccacttttatgtttaataatttatacttttgcattttaaacttttttttgaaagAATATTTCAGCAAAGTGGCGTTACCATTTTTTTCCGTATATACTCGCcaacactttttttttaacgtttattaaaataaaactaaaactaatcttttaaataataccATAATGCTATTATTACCAGAGAAAATACCTCCATTCAATTAGAACCAAACATAGAACTTCCTACATTGCCAACATTCCATTCAACACAACTACAAAACGAGTAAGTAGAACAATTATGTAAATAATCAGTgatattattatgtatatcGTTTAAACTAGCCCATTGTTACACACTAACTTGCCCCCGCGTTGCAGTTCATCTGAatatattgaaacattttcacAAAAACTGAAAGAAAAACTTCTTCCATTCAAAACTCAACTTTCACAGATCGAAAAGTaagtaatgtattttaaatgaaattatatttgtttaaaatattataataaacaaataaaccatACTCTAACTAATATATTGTTactttataaatgtgtttgtgatgtcatactccTACCAACAGATCACACCA
Proteins encoded in this region:
- the LOC101242901 gene encoding josephin-2-like, with the translated sequence MLAELQILKKLCMFCILIIISTSLIIIVMSCLALRGSHPDEPAPRKVYHERQHFELCALHALNNVFQDPNAFTKEQLDEICSRLSPDTVLNPHKSMLGTGNYDVNVIMSVLQSKGHAAVWWDKRRSLERLCLTNIKGFILNIPSTIGWGVLTIPLKRRHWIAVRAIENMFYNLDSKLKQPEVIGEAAQLKKFLAKKLSSKNCELLLVVSTEVEVVRGWKEGNSPTNSLSQLES
- the LOC100186221 gene encoding histone-lysine N-methyltransferase PRDM9-like, giving the protein MVVEQKITKQEQERIISEFFKSWNGFVSVPVEDIVKKVKFRVSLKNLFKPEEYAKLCRYEKKRIRKIGRNLTIMMYLGLPLPNENELRAKIGLLPRGSLKQMAISDSDQDVDDDDWKPWKRSKKKQGMLSVTDIMKRQQWLAKKCHVKNEEHDDTIVIPEEFKGPDYEKDSVASGTKKVVKAKTKPELAVDRYPKRDLRLVKYKYPSDYKEDDFLYCDDCDKLYLGDCEVHGPYKPAPDAVVKKGLIDRARKTSPDGISIAMSGIRAGGLGAWCDKGFSKNTVFGPYEGKAVHRNDVAKLSRLFEGGYAWEIYKKGKLSHYIDGEDTKQSNWMRYINCACFEEQQNVIAYQYQGDIYYRLYRDVTPGTELLVWYGDQYAQSLGIPTEYKTKCVQPEKETEAVRKLERKICLDQYFECETCGKVFADKPTLLRHDKNKHPVRSSTNKHKCPWCEYSCDIVQLFERHKRTHTGEKPFKCDTCGKRFSQKCSLKTHIRIHTKERPYPCDRCNKRFGRISNLKTHIRAVHDKIASFVCTECGAKFGRGTNLTTHMRTHTGEKPYQCKECSAKFAVLSSLRQHVIIIHTKEYPHRCAICAKGFLTPGELRKHKEKFH